Proteins co-encoded in one Ziziphus jujuba cultivar Dongzao chromosome 9, ASM3175591v1 genomic window:
- the LOC107426761 gene encoding probable xyloglucan glycosyltransferase 6 codes for MSSRPPNYEFQEWWNKQRDRDQDLLLLDKSDDPSSTAFLSVEIRSPIAADRPVEKHRARSARQLSWVCLLKFQQIAASLASLSSGFVSLLRTANRRIASPDSPADSASSRLYRVIKGFLIVVLLLLCFELVAYFKGWHFSPPTLGSAQMLGLVELVYASWLQIRANYLAPPLQTLTNVCIVLFLIQSVDRVVLMLGCFWIKFRRIKPKAVMEYKDTPSVDEEGNENVEDYPMVLVQIPMCNEREVYQQSIAAVCIQDWPRGRMLVQVLDDSDDTDVQLLIKAEVQKWQQRGVRILYRHRLLRTGYKAGNLKSAMSCDYVKDYEFVVIFDADFQPGPDFLKKTIPYFKGNDDLALVQTRWSFVNKDENLLTRLQNINLSFHFEVEQQVNGVFINFFGFNGTAGVWRIKALEECGGWLERTTVEDMDIAVRAHLCGWKFIYLDDVKCLCELPESYEAYKKQQHRWHSGPMQLFRLCFVDILRSKVGVSKKANLIFLFFLLRKLILPFYSFTLFCIILPLTMFLPEAELPAWVVCYVPGIMSILNILPAPRSFPFIVPYLLFENTMSVTKFNAMISGLFRLGSSYEWIVTKKLGRSSETDLVAFERESAPLMETTSLHRSSSESGLEELSKIEISKKVGKLKRNRLYRKELTLAFILLTASVRSLLSAQGIHFYFLLFQGITFLVVGLDLIGEQVS; via the exons ATGTCTTCTCGGCCTCCAAACTACGAGTTTCAGGAATGGTGGAATAAGCAAAGAGATAGAGACCAGGACCTACTCTTACTCGACAAGTCCGACGACCCTTCTTCTACTGCCTTCCTCAGCGTCGAGATCCGAAGCCCCATCGCCGCTGATCGGCCCGTCGAGAAGCACCGGGCTCGGAGCGCCAGACAACTCTCCTGGGTCTGCCTCCTCAAGTTCCAGCAAATCGCCGCCTCTCTCGCCTCCTTGTCCAGTGGGTTCGTTTCATTATTGCGCACCGCCAATCGCCGTATCGCCTCCCCAGATTCGCCTGCCGATTCGGCGTCGTCGAGGCTTTACAGGGTAATCAAGGGGTTTCTGATCGTGGTGCTGTTGTTGCTCTGCTTCGAGCTTGTTGCTTACTTCAAAGGATGGCATTTCAGCCCACCTACGTTGGGTTCGGCCCAGATGCTGGGTCTTGTGGAGTTGGTGTACGCCAGTTGGTTGCAGATTCGGGCCAATTACTTGGCGCCGCCGTTGCAGACCTTGACGAATGTATGTATTGTGCTGTTCCTGATACAGTCGGTGGATCGAGTGGTGTTGATGTTGGGGTGCTTCTGGATCAAGTTTCGGAGGATTAAGCCTAAGGCGGTCATGGAGTATAAGGATACTCCGTCGGTGGATGAGGAGGGCAATGAGAATGTGGAGGATTATCCAATGGTGTTGGTGCAGATCCCAATGTGCAATGAAAGGGAG GTTTACCAGCAATCAATTGCAGCAGTTTGTATCCAGGACTGGCCAAGGGGGAGAATGCTTGTACAGGTTCTCGATGATTCTGATGATACAGATGTTCAACTCCTCATTAAGGCAGAAGTACAGAAATGGCAACAGCGCGGTGTTCGCATATTGTACAGACATCGTCTTTTGCGAACAGGATATAAAGCAGGGAATCTCAAGTCTGCTATGAGTTGTGATTATGTAAAAGATTATGAGTTTGTTGTAATATTTGATGCAGACTTTCAGCCAGGGCCTGATTTCTTAAAGAAAACTATCCCCTACTTTAAG GGGAATGATGATCTAGCATTGGTCCAGACAAGGTGGTCTTTCGTGAACAAGGATGAGAACTTGCTCACCAGACTGCAGAACATAAACTTATCCTTCCACTTTGAGGTTGAACAACAGGTCAATGGTGTGTTTATCAACTTCTTTGGTTTTAATGGTACTGCTGGTGTGTGGAGAATTAAAGCCCTAGAGGAATGTGGTGGCTGGTTGGAGAGGACTACTGTTGAGGACATGGATATTGCTGTTCGTGCCCATCTATGTGGATGGAAATTCATATATCTGGATGATGTTAAG TGCCTTTGTGAGCTTCCAGAGTCCTATGAGGCATATAAGAAACAGCAACATCGCTGGCATTCGGGTCCAATGCAGTTGTTTCGTTTATGCTTTGTTGACATTCTCCGTTCCAAG GTGGGTGTGTCAAAGAAagcaaatttaatatttctgttCTTCCTCCTGCGGAAGCTTATTCTTCCATTTTATTCATTCACTCTCTTCTGCATCATTCTACCACTGACCATGTTCCTGCCAGAAGCTGAGCTACCAGCATGGGTTGTTTGTTATGTTCCTGGAATTATGTCCATTTTGAATATCCTTCCAGCGCCACGGTCATTCCCATTTATAGTTCCCTACCTTCTATTTGAGAATACAATGTCTGTGACAAAATTTAATGCCATGATATCAGGATTATTTCGTTTAGGAAGTTCATACGAGTGGATAGTCACCAAGAAACTAGGAAGATCATCAGAGACAGATCTAGTTGCTTTTGAAAGGGAATCTGCTCCTCTAATGGAAACCACCAGTCTTCATAGGTCATCCTCAGAATCAGGCCTTGAAGAGCTGAGCAAAATAGAGATATCTAAGAAAGTCGGGAAACTCAAACGAAATCGTTTATACAGGAAAGAACTTACTCTTGCCTTTATATTATTAACTGCTTCAGTAAGAAGCTTGTTGTCTGCCCAAGGAATTCACTTCTACTTCCTACTATTTCAAGGAATCACTTTTCTAGTTGTTGGTCTTGATTTGATCGGGGAGCAGGTAAGTTAA
- the LOC107426586 gene encoding transcription factor bHLH62 → MENDFFLNAGIPPPPLHFESGPSIPTWHAISAALEIQPTEMNCSSDRSPDCFYNPSSWDNNNNKSTDQSMHFDSALSSMVSSPAASNSNVSNENFVIRELIGKLGNIGNSGEISPHSQPLLGSGTTIPASSYIGGNNSTNTSCYSTPLNSPPKINLPMMDHLVKEKIPSLGKSMPLNSTVAEFSADPGFAERAARFSCFGSRSFNGRTGQLGLSNGELPSRSNTLMVNGKMPRVSSSPSLKALGSHMGIQENKNSPLQDRTGLAISQEESTVSEQNPNGETGINATNDTNSRKRKASSKGKPKDSSQAKVAEINENSNAKRCKSTEGNGNENGTVKTEEEAKASSGSTGDEKQTKTSQKPPEPPKDYIHVRARRGQATDSHSLAERVRREKISERMKLLQDLVPGCNKVTGKALMLDEIINYVQSLQRQVEFLSMKLASVNTSLDTNMDSLMSKDIFQPNSSLPHPIFSVDSSAPAIYGHQPQQNPALHNNISNGPVSHCSVDPLDSALCQNLGLQLPSLNGFTEAVSQYQAFAEDDLQSIVQMGFGQNPALQSQSLHGINQVSHMKVEL, encoded by the exons ATGGAGAATGACTTCTTTCTGAATGCGGGAATCCCACCACCACCTCTTCACTTCGAATCAGGACCGTCCATTCCCACTTGGCATGCAATCTCGGCCGCTCTTGAAATTCAACCCACGGAGATGAATTGCTCTTCAGATAGATCCCCGGATTGCTTTTACAATCCAAGCTCCtgggataataataataataagtcaaCGGATCAGAGTATGCACTTCGATTCGGCTCTGAGTTCCATGGTTTCTTCTCCGGCGGCTTCCAATTCCAACGTCTCTAACGAAAACTTTGTGATCAGAGAGTTGATTGGGAAGCTCGGGAACATTGGCAACTCCGGCGAGATCTCACCGCATTCTCAGCCTCTGCTAGGAAGTGGTACTACGATTCCGGCGAGTTCTTACATTGGTGGGAATAACAGTACGAACACTTCCTGTTATAGCACTCCTCTGAATTCTCCACCCAAAATTAACTTGCCCATGATGGATCATTTAGTCAAAGAGAAAATACCCAGTTTGGGAAAATCCATGCCTTTGAATTCCACTGTGGCGGAATTCTCCGCTGATCCTGGATTTGCAGAGAGGGCTGCGAGGTTTTCTTGCTTTGGAAGTAGGAGTTTCAATGGTCGAACTGGTCAGTTGGGTTTGAGTAATGGTGAACTTCCTTCTAGATCTAATACATTAATGGTGAATGGTAAAATGCCGAGAGTTTCGAGTAGCCCTTCACTTAAAGCACTTGGATCTCATATGGGTATCCAGGAGAACAAAAATTCTCCGTTGCAGGATCGAACTGGATTGGCCATTTCTCAAGAGGAATCCACAGTCTCTGAACAAAACCCAAATGGGGAAACCGGGATTAATGCCACTAACGACAccaattccaggaaaagaaaagcATCTTCAAAGGGAAAACCAAAGGATTCTTCCCAAGCTAAG GTTGCTGAAATTAATGAGAATTCAAATGCAAAGCGTTGCAAATCAACCGAAGGTAATGGGAATGAAAATGGTACTGTTAAAACAGAGGAAGAAGCAAAAGCAAGTAGTGGTTCTACAGGGGATGAGAAGCAAACAAAGACCAGCCAAAAACCCCCTGAGCCTCCTAAGGACTACATTCATGTTAGAGCAAGAAGAGGTCAAGCTACTGATAGCCATAGTCTCGCTGAAAGG GTTCGGAGGGAAAAGATCAGCGAAAGAATGAAACTTCTTCAAGATCTCGTACCCGGTTGCAACAAG GTTACTGGCAAAGCACTTATGCTTGACGAGATTATAAACTATGTCCAGTCATTACAACGTCAAGTTGAG TTTCTGTCTATGAAGTTGGCTTCTGTGAATACCAGTCTGGATACCAACATGGATAGTCTTATGTCCAAAGAT ATATTCCAACCAAACAGCTCTTTGCCACATCCAATATTCTCAGTAGATTCCTCGGCACCAGCCATTTATGGTCACCAGCCCCAGCAAAATCCAGCACTGCATAACAACATTTCTAATGGGCCAGTGAGCCATTGCTCAGTGGACCCATTAGATTCTGCACTATGCCAAAATCTTGGCTTGCAATTACCTTCACTCAATGGATTTACTGAAGCAGTTTCTCAG TATCAAGCATTTGCAGAGGATGATCTGCAAAGCATTGTTCAAATGGGTTTTGGACAAAATCCAGCATTGCAATCTCAAAGCCTTCAtg GTATAAACCAAGTATCCCACATGAAGGTTGAGCTCTGA